A segment of the Synechococcus sp. CBW1002 genome:
CAAGCCCACCGATGGCAGCACCCAGTGGTCTGCGCGCTCCCTCGCGGCTGCCACCGGCATCTCCAAAACCACCGTTCACCGCTGGCTGCAGACTTTCTCGGTCCAGCCCCACCGGCAGAAGTCGTTCAAGCTCTCCACCGACCCGTTCTTTGTGGAGAAGGTCCGCGACATCGTCGGCCTGTACCTGAACCCTCCGGATAAGGCGATGGTGCTCTGCGTCGACGAGAAGACGCAGATCCAGGCACTGGACCGCACCCAGCCGCTGTTGCCCATGGGCCTGGGTTACGTGGAGGGCGTCACCCACGACTACATCCGCCACGGCACCACCACGCTGTTCGCTGCTCTGGATGTGGCAACAGGCGAGGTGATCACCCAATGCAAGCCCCGCCATAGGCATCAGGAGTTCCTGGGGTTCCTGCGCCAGATCGAGAAGTCGGTCCCCGAGGAGCTTGATGTCCACTTGATCGTCGACAACTACTGCACCCACAAGCACGCCAAGGTGAGGGCCTGGCTGGCGCAGCGGCCCCGCTTCCACGTGCACTACACACCGACCTACGCCTCCTGGATCAACCAGGTGGAGCGTTGGTTTGGGATCATCACCCAGCGGGCGATCCGACGCGGCAGCTTCTCCAGCGTCAAGGAGTTGATCTCCAAGATCGAGCAATTCGTGGCGGCCTACAACAAGACCAAGGCGCCGTTCAACTGGACGGCCACAGCGGATTCAATCCTGGAGAAGCTCCAGCGACTTTGCTCGCAGATCTCCGGGACGGCACACTAGGAGTTTGTTGCCAATAGAGCAGCGAGCCCCTGGTCACGACGAATCCCGGTGAGGTGAGCTCTGAGGTCTACCTCTCCCGCTGAGCTGGTTCATTGGGGCGAGGTTGACTCAGCCCTGGCGGCATTGCCAGGGTCTCTACCCCTCATCCCGTCGCTGCTGCCCAGAGCTGCTGCTGTGATCGCCTGTACCGGAACAACTTGAGCAGGTTGTGGGTGGCAGCGATCAGATGCCATTCACCATCGACCTTCTCCAGGCCCCGCAAGAGAAACCGCCGCAGGCCCCGGCCTTCCTTGATCTGGCCGTTCACCGGCTCCACGATCGCTTTGCGCTGGGCGTAGATCCTGGATCCCTTCTTGCTTCTGATCTTGCGGGCCATGCGGGTTCTGGCGTCGGCATCTCTGGGCAGCGGTCCTCGCTGTGGCGGTGGCGGCTTCCCATGCGGCAGACGGCCGGTGGCGATGTAGGCGTCAATGCCAAGGTCCTCACAGTGACCTGCGTTGTCGTCGCTCCAGTAGCCCGCATCCATCGTCATCACGTCCGGCAGTTCACCGGCGCTGGCGGCGATCCGCTCCAGCATGGGCTCCAGGTGCTCCACGTCCGGTGGCTGGTTGCTGACGCCCACCGCCACGATCACCTGGTGGTCACTGTCGACCGCCAGCTGGCAGTTGTAGCCCTGCAGGTAGGTGCCGCCGGACTGCATGAGGTGGCTGTCGGAATCTGTGAAATTCCGTTGGGTCTTGGCCGTCGGTGTGCCGTCAGCCTTTCTCGCCAGACCACGCCTGGGCATCGCGTCAGAGGCGAGTGGCTCCAGATCTGGTGGCTCGAGGCCAGCGCTCTCGGCGGCCTCGATGGCTTTGTCCCCCGCCGCTGCTGCCTTTGCCGCTGCGGCTTCCGCTTTCCTGTTCAGCTCGGCCTGCTCAGGGGCCGATCCATCCGATTCCTCGGCTGCGGTCGCTTTGGCTCTGGCCTTCTCGGCTTCCTCCTGCCGCTGCCGCGCTGCAGCTGCAGCGGTTTCCGCCTCCATCTCCTTGCGGGCCTGACGGATTTTTGCGAGGCGGCCCTGCTTGTGGCGCAGCTCATCGGGAAGTTCACTGCCCAGGTTTCCTTTGCCGTAGCGCCGGTCTTCCTGGGCATCCAGGATCTCGGCCTTGCGGATCAAGGCGTTGATTTCCTTCTGGAGCTCCTTCTCCGCCCTGAGCATCCGCTCGTGGCTCATCGCCTTGTGCTTGGAGGCATTGGCCTGCACCTTGGTGCCATCGAGGGCCACATGGCCCAGGCTCACCATCCCCGCCTTCTGGCACAGGCGCAGGATCTGAATAAACAGGCCCTTGAGGGCATCAAGGTTGCGCCGGCGGAACTCGCTGATTCGGCTGTGGTCCGGCTGCTGGTTGCCGGTCAGCACGCGGAATGCCAGATCCTCGTAGCAGGCCCGCTCGATCTTCCTGGAGGAGACGATGCCCACGCAGTAGGCGTAAAGCAGCAGCATCGTCATCATGCGTGGATCGAATCCCTTCTCTCCGCGGGGGTCCTTGGCCTGAGCGGGTACGAGGATCGCGGAGAGATCCAGCTCATCCACCAGGTCCAGCAGGAAATACACCTGGTGGTCTTCTGAGAGCCACTCACGCGGTGACGGCGGCAGCAGGGTGGCCTGCTGCGGCTGCCAGGGGCGAAAGGTCTTGCGCTTCTGCATGCCCGAGTGTATCGCCCAGATCCATTGCAGTCACTGGGATCTGGGCAGATTGATGGGCGGCTGTGGAGAGACTGGGTGCTGATCTATGCGCGACAGGCTCCTAGAACCGATGCGTTGGGCTGCCGGCTCCAACCCAAGGCAATGGTTCGGTGAACACTGGGCCGTCGCGGCACTGGCCGTTGGGGCAGCGGCGGGAAGTCTGCTTCCACTTCAGCCGTTCTTTGGAGCCCGCTGGCAACTGGGATCGATCGCCACCGTCTTCGCCGTGCTGCGGTTCGGTTGGTGGGGCGTTCTGGTGGGTGCCGTTGAGGCGCTGGCGGAAACCTGGCAACGGGGTCCCTGGTGCCTTGCTGTTGTCTTGCTGGAAGCGGTATGGCTGAAGCTGTTTCTGGATCGCCTCAACGAAGGCCGCCGCAATGCCGATAACGGCCGCATCATCCTGGCGGATGTCGGCTTCTGGCTTGTAGCCGGCACTCCGATCATTCTGCTGTTCACCGCACTGCTGCCAAACCTGGGCAGCGTCGACGGGCTGACACAGGCGCTGGTGCAAAGCGTGAACAGTGTTGTGAATACCACGATCGGCTTCACGCTCTACCTGATGATAAAATATCGCTTTCCAGGGAAAATTGTCGTCAAGGGAATCTCCATTCGGGGATTGAGCATCAGCATCGTCTTGCTGGCCATCGCCATCCCCACCTTCGCGGTCAGCTCACTTCTGTCCCGCAATCTTCAGCTATCCCTGCAACAGAGAGAGCAGCACATGCTCAGGCTGGTCGCCAATGCGGCGATCACGATGACAGACGCTGAATTTGCTGTCATGAAACGGGCGTTGCCTAATGGAACGGAGCGCATGGAGGTACGCATCCACCAGGGAAATGGTGAAATCCACAGCACAGATACCAAGCTGTTCGAGACCCTGACCCGCGACTACGAACCCATTGATCAGCCGATCCTTTCAGTACAGAGTCTGACCTTGAAGATCCCTCGTGATCGTCAACCCTGGAAGCGAAGGCTCGAACAGGGCTACTGGATCTACGACACCACGATTGATCGTCACCTCACAGGCCAAACCTCCACCCAGACCACCGTGGCCTACTCCGCCGCCGAAACGATCCAGGCGCTGCATCGTCAAACCACTCAGACCGTGGGACTGATGGCCTGGGTGATCCTGATCGGGGCGCTGCTGAGCCACTGGCTGGGCCGCAGCCTCGATCAACAGTTCGTGAAGGTGCTGGCCCCGATCTTCCGCCACCAGGCCAGGCAGGGCAGTGGCAAAGCCAGCCTCTACGCGGTACCCAGTCTGGCAACCTCCGTCATCCTGGAGCTCAATGCCATGGTGAAACTGATCAACAGTCGGCTCCTGCGCGTCAACCGGCTCAGCCTGGAGCTGGAAGATATGAATGCCAAGCTCGAGAAATCACGTCAGGAGCTGCATCATCTCAGCACTACTGATCCACTGACCGGATGCTATAACCGTCGAGAACTTGTTCGACGACTGGAAGATGAGATCGCTCGCGCTAATCGTCAAGAAAGCGAGCTGAGCTATCTCTGCTTTGATATCGATTATTTCAAACGCGTTAATGACACCTACGGCCATGCCATGGGCGACGCCGTGCTCCTGAACGTCGCCGATACGATCCGCAGCCGCCTGCGGGCCACCGATTGCTTCTGTCGCAGCGGTGGTGAGGAATTCACGATCCTGCTACCGAATTGCTCCAGCGAAACCGGTCGCAACTACGCCGAACTGCAACGCCTCGGTGTCGCGGAAGCCGTCACCATCCTCGATGGCACGGCAGTGCAGGTGACCATCAGTCTGGGCCTCAGCACCTACAGTCCCGCCCAGGATGATGCCGAGGCCCTGATGGCTCGCGCCGATGCGGCCCTCTATGCCTCCAAGGAGAACGGTCGCAACCAGGTCACGGTGGGTTGACTGGCCGATGCCCTGCCGCGCCGCCAAAATGGGGCACGCGGCACCCCTGCATGACATGGACAACGACGTTCTGCTGCCGGTGCTGGCCGGCTTGGGGCTCATCCTGCTGATCGTGGCGGGGTCGGTGGTGCTGGTCCTGCGGCCAAGCGACACCCCCGACCGCAAGTCCTGAGCGAATGGCCGTGATGTCCAACCACAGCCACGATCCAGGGATATCCGGCGCCAGGGGATCGGCATTCCGCTGGAGCGTGCTGCTGAACAGCGTCCTTTCCGGCCTGCAGATCGCGATCGGTGTCGGCTTCGGATCGCTCGCCCTGATCTCCGATGCGATCCACAATCTCGGCGATGTGGCTGGCCTGCTGCTGGCCTGGGGAGCGGAGCACCTCAGCGACCGCCCGGCCAGCGGCCGCTTCACCTACGGCTTCGGACGCAGCACCCAGCTGGCTGCCTTGGTCAATGCGACGCTGATCCTGATGGCCGCCGCCGTGGTGATCGTCGAGGGGCTGCAACGGCTCCGGGATCCCCAGCCGATCAGCAGCACGCCGGTCATCTGGGCTGCAACAGCGGGAATCCTGGTGAACCTGTTCTCGGCACGCCTGTTCGGCCACGACCACGGCCGGAATCTCAACCGCAAGGCCGCGGTGGTGCATCTGCTCACGGATGCGGCGGTATCGGCGGCGGTGCTGGTCAGCGCTGTGCTGGTGAGCTGCACCGGCTGGGATTGGATCGATCCACTCACCGCGGTCGGTGTTGGCCTGGCCGTGGCCTGGAGCGGCTGGGGGCTGACGCGGGAGGCGGTGCTGGTGAACCTCGATGGCGTACCGCGACCGATTGAGCTGGACCTGGTGCGCCAGACCCTGCAGCAGCTGCCAGGCGTGGAGAAAGCTCACCATGTGCACATCTGGGC
Coding sequences within it:
- a CDS encoding cation diffusion facilitator family transporter, translated to MAVMSNHSHDPGISGARGSAFRWSVLLNSVLSGLQIAIGVGFGSLALISDAIHNLGDVAGLLLAWGAEHLSDRPASGRFTYGFGRSTQLAALVNATLILMAAAVVIVEGLQRLRDPQPISSTPVIWAATAGILVNLFSARLFGHDHGRNLNRKAAVVHLLTDAAVSAAVLVSAVLVSCTGWDWIDPLTAVGVGLAVAWSGWGLTREAVLVNLDGVPRPIELDLVRQTLQQLPGVEKAHHVHIWAMSTSRTALTAHLRCRNNGVSDTALLAQARERLAELGIDHSTLELEWVKPGETPA
- a CDS encoding IS630 family transposase encodes the protein MALGRPMPPLVLSEDEVQQLRALANSRSLPHSIVQRAQIVLACGAGETNTAIAKRMGLTGMTVGKWRKRYRELGLEGLHDELRPGRPRTYEDDTVAEVINRALQTKPTDGSTQWSARSLAAATGISKTTVHRWLQTFSVQPHRQKSFKLSTDPFFVEKVRDIVGLYLNPPDKAMVLCVDEKTQIQALDRTQPLLPMGLGYVEGVTHDYIRHGTTTLFAALDVATGEVITQCKPRHRHQEFLGFLRQIEKSVPEELDVHLIVDNYCTHKHAKVRAWLAQRPRFHVHYTPTYASWINQVERWFGIITQRAIRRGSFSSVKELISKIEQFVAAYNKTKAPFNWTATADSILEKLQRLCSQISGTAH
- a CDS encoding IS1182 family transposase encodes the protein MQKRKTFRPWQPQQATLLPPSPREWLSEDHQVYFLLDLVDELDLSAILVPAQAKDPRGEKGFDPRMMTMLLLYAYCVGIVSSRKIERACYEDLAFRVLTGNQQPDHSRISEFRRRNLDALKGLFIQILRLCQKAGMVSLGHVALDGTKVQANASKHKAMSHERMLRAEKELQKEINALIRKAEILDAQEDRRYGKGNLGSELPDELRHKQGRLAKIRQARKEMEAETAAAAARQRQEEAEKARAKATAAEESDGSAPEQAELNRKAEAAAAKAAAAGDKAIEAAESAGLEPPDLEPLASDAMPRRGLARKADGTPTAKTQRNFTDSDSHLMQSGGTYLQGYNCQLAVDSDHQVIVAVGVSNQPPDVEHLEPMLERIAASAGELPDVMTMDAGYWSDDNAGHCEDLGIDAYIATGRLPHGKPPPPQRGPLPRDADARTRMARKIRSKKGSRIYAQRKAIVEPVNGQIKEGRGLRRFLLRGLEKVDGEWHLIAATHNLLKLFRYRRSQQQLWAAATG
- a CDS encoding GGDEF domain-containing protein, with the protein product MLRFGWWGVLVGAVEALAETWQRGPWCLAVVLLEAVWLKLFLDRLNEGRRNADNGRIILADVGFWLVAGTPIILLFTALLPNLGSVDGLTQALVQSVNSVVNTTIGFTLYLMIKYRFPGKIVVKGISIRGLSISIVLLAIAIPTFAVSSLLSRNLQLSLQQREQHMLRLVANAAITMTDAEFAVMKRALPNGTERMEVRIHQGNGEIHSTDTKLFETLTRDYEPIDQPILSVQSLTLKIPRDRQPWKRRLEQGYWIYDTTIDRHLTGQTSTQTTVAYSAAETIQALHRQTTQTVGLMAWVILIGALLSHWLGRSLDQQFVKVLAPIFRHQARQGSGKASLYAVPSLATSVILELNAMVKLINSRLLRVNRLSLELEDMNAKLEKSRQELHHLSTTDPLTGCYNRRELVRRLEDEIARANRQESELSYLCFDIDYFKRVNDTYGHAMGDAVLLNVADTIRSRLRATDCFCRSGGEEFTILLPNCSSETGRNYAELQRLGVAEAVTILDGTAVQVTISLGLSTYSPAQDDAEALMARADAALYASKENGRNQVTVG